In Dehalococcoidia bacterium, the sequence CGCGAGGGCGCCGTGCGCGCCGTCAACGGCGCTTCACTCGCGCTGCACCCCGGCGAGATCGTGGCGCTGGTCGGCGAAAGCGGCTGCGGCAAGACGACCTTCGCGCTCTCGCTGCTGCGCCTGCTGCCGCTGCCGGGCCGCATCACCAGCGGCAGCGTGTTGTTCGACGGCGACGACCTCTGCCGCCTCTCCGACGACGCGCTGCGCCGCCTGCGCGGCCGCGCGATCTCGATGATCTTTCAAGACCCGGTCACCGGTCTCAATCCGGTGCTGCCGGTCGGCAAGCAGGTCGAGGAGATCCTCGCCAGCCACCTGAGCCTCGACAAGAAGGAACGCAAGCGGCGCACGGTCGAGATCCTGCGCAGCGTGGGCCTGGCGGACGCCGAGCGCATCTTCGGCCAGTATCCGTTTCATCTCTCCGGCGGCATGTGCCAGCGGGTGATGATCGCGATGGCGACGGCGCTGAACCCGCAAGTGATCGTCGCCGACGAGCCAACCTCCTCGCTCGACGTGACGGTGCAGGCGCAGATCCTGGCCGAGCTGGAGATGCTGCGCCGCACGCGCAACACGGCGATCCTGCTGATTACCCACGACTTCGGCGTAGTGGCGCAGGCGGCGGACCGCGTGGCCGTGATGTACGGCGGTGCGATCGTCGAGCAGGGCGACGTCCACACCGTCTTCGGCCGGCCGCGCCATCCCTACACCGCGGCGCTGCTCAACACGCTGCCGCGGGTGGACGGCCGCAACGGCCCGCTGCAGGCGATCCCCGGCTCGCCGCCCAGCTTGCTCAACCTGCCGCCCGAATGCAGCTTCGCCGCGCGCTGTACGAAGGCGCTCAACCGCTGCCGGCAAGAGCCGGCGCCGCCGCTCGAAGAGGCCACCCCCGGCCATTTCGTCGCCTGCTACAACCCGATGTTCCACGAGTGGGACGAAGACGCGGCGGATTAGGGCGTGCCCGATCGTGCGATCAGCGGCGATGGCTCGCGTCGGGTTACCACTCTCGGATGCCCCCGATGCAGAGCGCAGAGCAAGGGGGCGGGACATTCTGCAGTCCGCGAGGCAGGGTGTCGAAAGCGCCGGGTTGGAAGGCGAGGCTGCGGTTCAATGACTCGTTTTTGGCTGTTCTGATAGTGTACAAGGCGTGCGCATAGGCGAGCATGAGTCTGTTGCCTGCGCGCTGCTCGCCAGGTTCCCCGCCCGGACAGCATCCGCCGTGCCTTCTGGTCGTGGACGGCGACCACGGCCCCCGCGACTTCATGGCCGTCGTCCGCTACATCGTCCGCCAGAAGGGGGTACACCGTCGGCGCCGAGGGCGATGACCATGAGGCGCCTGACCAGCTTGGACCAGGTTCGGCCTGGCCTTGTGCTGATCGGCCTCCAGATTCTGACGCGACGGGCAGACAGGATCGACGATGACGAACCAGGCGGACCCGGCGGATGTCGCAGGCCGGGCGGAGCAGATCGCCGCGGGCAGCGACCTCACCTGGGTAACCGCGCCGCTGGCCTCAGAGCGCGACCAGGTACTGGACCGCTGGATGGTCGCGGCCAAAAGCCAATCCTTTCACGCGGCGCGGCCGGAGCAAGCGGTCGCCGACCATATCCCGGCCCTCTACGACGCCATCGTCGCCTTCCTCGCCCGGGGTGGAAGCTCGCGGACGGCGACGGGCGCGGTGCTGGACGACCCCGCCATCCTCGCCGCCGCGCAGCAGCATGCGGACGCCCGCTTCCAGCAAGGACTGCAGCCCGTCGATATCGCCGTGGAGTTCCGGCTCTTGCGTCAGGAACTCGTCAAAACCCTGCGCGACCATCTGCCCGATACCGTGCCGGTGAGCGATGTCCTGGGCGCCGAGCTTCTGGTGCATGATGCGCTCGATGGGGCGGTCGCCGTGGCGTTGCGGGCGCTGGCGGACCTCGTCGAGACGGTCCGCGAGGACTTCCTGGCCGGCACCGTGCACGACGTGCGCGGACCCCTCACGCTCATGCGGGCGGCGGCGCAGCTTGCGGATCGACACCTGGCCGCAGCCCCGGCGGATATCGCCCGCGCCCGGGACGACCTGGCCCGCATCGTGGCCGCGTCCGCCCGGATGGAGGCGCTGCTGGACGAACTGGTCGATGCTTCCCGCGTCGCGCTCCACCGGCTGGATCTGCGGCCCGAGCCGGTGGATCTCGTCGCCCTCACGCAGCGGGTGGTCGGCCAGTGCGGGCCAGAGATCCGAGCCCGGATCCGCCTGGTGGTGGCGCCGGGCACCGACCCGCAGGGAACCTGGGACCCGGTGCGGCTGGAACGGGTGGTGACCAACCTGCTCTCGAACGCGGCCAAGTACGCCCCGGGGACCAGCCCCATCACCGTGACGGTGGCGGGGGCGGGAGAGACGGTCACGCTGCTGGTCAGCGATGAGGGCGTTGGTGTCGCGCCCGAGGAGCTGCCGCGCCTGTTTCAGCGCTACACGCGGACGGCAGACGTCGAGGCCCGGGGTATCCCGGGTCTGGGTCTGGGCCTCTTCGTCTGCCGCGGCATCGTGGAGGCGCACGGCGGGCGCATCGGGCTGACCTCGGCGGGACGGGGCCAGGGGTCAACGGTAAAGGTCGTCCTGCCCCGCACCGCACCGGCCGCACCCACCGCGCCTGCCCGCTAGCCAACCGCCGGGCGGGCCGTCCTCGGGTAATCCCCGTTAGCTGGAGATGGACGGCGCCCGAGGCATAATTTAGGTGGGTAGCGCGTCGCGTATCGGATACTACATAGCCCTCAACGAGGCCGACGAGGCGATCGATGCGGCGCCTGCTGATCCTGCATCCGCTGCGCCACCGGCCCTTTCGCCTGCTGTTTGCCGGCCAGGCCGTCTCCGACCTGGGCGACTGGCTCGATCTGCTGGCGCTGCTCTTTCTCATCGCCTTCCGCTGGCGGCTCGGACCGGCGGCGCTCTCGGCGCTTGTCCTCGCGCAACTGCTGCCCTTCGCCCTAATCGGCTCCTTCGCCGGCGTCCTGGCCGACCGCTGGCCGCGCCGCGCCACGCTCGTCGGCTGCGACCTTGCCCGTGCCGCGATCGTGCTGGGCCTGCTCTGGGCGCCGAACCTGCCGGCGCTGCTGCTGCTCGTCGCCGCGAAGCTTACGCTCAGCACGCTGTTCGGCCCCGCGCGGCAGGCAACGATCCGCGCCACCGTGCCGGAGGCGGATCTGCTCTCGGCAAACGCGCTCAGCCGGCTTTCGTTTCAGTCGAGCAAGGTGATCGGCCCGAGCCTCGGCGGCGTGCTGGTGGCCGTCGTCGGCGCCCGCGCCGCCTTCGCCGTCGATGCCGCGACCTTTCTCGCCTCCGCCGCCTTCCTCGCGCGGCTGCCGGCACTGCCGCGTTTGCCCGATGAGGCGGCGCAGGCGGCGCCGGCCTTCCGGCGCGAGCTGCGCGCGGGCTTCGGCTACATCCGGCGCAGCCGCGCCCTGCGCCTGCTGGTCGGCGCCATGACGGCGGAGTATATCCTCGTCGCCGGCAGCGACAGCTCCTCCGTGCTCGTGCTGCAACGGCTGGCGTTGAACGAGGCGGCGATTGGGCGGGCGATCGGCTGCGCCGGCCTCGGCAATATCCTGGCTTCGATCGCGATCGGGCAGTGGGGCCACCGCCACAACGCTTTCACGATGCTCGCCGCCGGGCTGATGCTCGCCGGTTTCATCGGCGTGATCACCGGCGGCGCGGCGGCGGCAAGCATCGCTGCCGTGCCGGCGGTGTGGCTCGTGGTTAGCGGCATCACGGGCGTGGCGTTCGCCGCGATCTGGACGCCGTACGCCTTCCTCATCCAGCGCGAGACGGAGCCGGCGCTGATGGGGCGTGTCTCGGCCTCGGCGCTGGCGCTCTGCTCGGCCGGCGGTTTGGCCGGGCCGCCGCTGGGCGCGGCGCTGGCAAAGCTGTGGAGCGTCGGCGCCACGTACGCCGCGCTGTACGGCGTGCTCGTGCTGGTGGGCATCACCGTCTTCGGGCTGATCCCGCGCCCGCGGGCCGCCGCAATCGTCGCCCTCGCCGGCGCACAGGGCGAAGGATAGGCGGACGGGCGCAGGGCCGAACCGGACCGGAGACGAACTCGCGTCAATCGAACGCGGCGAACACGGGCACGCCGTCACCGCGGTCGGCGGCCAGCGCGTTGGCGGCGCAGCGGCGGTAGAAGGGCGGCAGCTCGGCGACGGGAAGGTAGCGCCATTCGGTGTGCTCCTCGCTGAGGCGGATGGCGCCCGGCGCCGGCTCGGCGCGGAAGAGGCCGTGCAGGCCGCGGCCGGAGGTGTCGCGCTGCAGCGCCACCAGCCGCAGATCGCGCAGCGCCAGGCCGGTCTCTTCCCGCGCCTCGCGGCGCATCGCCCGTTCCAGGCTCTCGCCGTAGCCCACGCCGCCGCCCGGCAACTGCCAGAGGCGCGAGTAGGCCGAGCGCAGCGCCAGCACGCGGCCCTGCGCGTCCGTGATCGTGACGTGCACACCAAGCGCGTAGCGCGGCGAGAGCGCCCAGATCAGCCAGCGCTTCGCACGCCAGGAGAGCGGCGTGCGCCGTAGCAGAACGATGCGCCACTCGCGCAGCCGCCGTTGCGCTCGCTCCCGCACCGCAGCCGTCACCGTCCTTCGTCCCGAGACCGCCCCCACACGCCTCGTCTGCGGAGAAGAGGGGAGGCAGGAGGGCGGCTGGAGCCTGCGTCGCGAACAAGCGTTATGCTGAGCGCAGCATATTGCTCTGCGCCACGGGCTGCTCGAACATAACCGCAGCGTACGCCCACCGACCCCGCGCCGTGCAGCCGCGCGCCGGTGGGCGTCGATCGCGCGAAGGGAGACCGCAATGACCACGGGCCAGACCGAGCGGGCCTTCAACGGCAAGATCCTCAACGTCAACCTCAGCACGGGCGAGATCAAGGCGGAGCACCTGCCCGATGAGATGTACCGCAAGTATCTGGGCGGCTACGGCCTCGGCGCCCGCATGCTGCTGGACCGCGTGCCCAGGGGCGCCGATCCGCTCGGCCCGGAGAACATGCTCGGCATCTTCCCCGGCCTGATGACCGGCACGCCGCTCTTCGGCCAGCGCTATCAGGCCGTGTGCAAGTCGCCGCTCACCGGCGGCTGGGGCGACGCCAACTGCGGCGGCAACACGGGGCCGTATCTCAAGCATGCCGGCTGGGACGGGGTCATGTTCTTCGGCGCGTCCGAGAAGCCGGTCTACCTGCTGATCAAGGACGACGAGGTCTCGATCGAGGACGCCTCGGATCTCTGGGGCACGGACGCGATCGAGAGCGAGAAGCTGCTGATGGAGCGGCACGGCAAGAAGTCGAGCGTGGCCGATATCGGCCCGGCGGGCGAGACGCTGTCGCTGATCTCCGGCATCTGCAACGACCACGGCCGACTGGCGGCACGCAGCGGCGTGGGCGCGGTGATGGGCTCGAAGAAGCTCAAGGCGATCGTGATCGTGCCCTCGCGCAACATCATGGTGCAGAACAAAGAGACGCTGGCCGAGGTGAAGCAGGGGCTGCAGGACTTCGTCAAGCCCACGGCCGACTTCTTCCGGACGTACGGCACCACCGGCATCACCAGCCGCTCGGCGCACAGCGGCGACTCGCCGGTGAAGAACTGGGGCGGCGTCGGCATCGTCGACTTCCCCAACGTCGAGACGATCACCGGCGACGTGGTCAACGCCACGATGGAGAAGCACTACGCCTGCTGGCACTGCCCGCTCGCCTGTGGCGCCGAGTCCAAAGAGTCGGAGAACGCCGAGTACCCGTATCCGCGCCACACGCACCGGCCCGAGTACGAGACGATGGCCACCTTCGGGACGATGAACCTGAACAACAACCTCGACTCGCTGACCTACGCCAACCACCTCTGCAACGCCTACGGCTTCGACTCGATCTCGGCCGGCGCCACGGTCTCCTTCGCGATCGAGTGCTACGAGAACGGCATTCTCACCAAAGAGGACACCGACGGCCTGGAGCTGCACTGGGGCGACGACAAGGCGATCATCAAGCTGCTGGAGATGATGGGCACGCGCCAGGGCATCGGCGCCGTGCTGGCGGACGGCGTCAAGGTCGCCTCCGAGAAGATCGGCCGCGGCTCGGAGAAGTTCGCCATGCATGTGGCCGGGCAGGAGCTGCCGATGCACGACCCGAAGCTCCAGCCCGAGTACCACA encodes:
- a CDS encoding ABC transporter ATP-binding protein; protein product: MPEPILQVHDLSVEFATREGAVRAVNGASLALHPGEIVALVGESGCGKTTFALSLLRLLPLPGRITSGSVLFDGDDLCRLSDDALRRLRGRAISMIFQDPVTGLNPVLPVGKQVEEILASHLSLDKKERKRRTVEILRSVGLADAERIFGQYPFHLSGGMCQRVMIAMATALNPQVIVADEPTSSLDVTVQAQILAELEMLRRTRNTAILLITHDFGVVAQAADRVAVMYGGAIVEQGDVHTVFGRPRHPYTAALLNTLPRVDGRNGPLQAIPGSPPSLLNLPPECSFAARCTKALNRCRQEPAPPLEEATPGHFVACYNPMFHEWDEDAAD
- a CDS encoding MFS transporter codes for the protein MRRLLILHPLRHRPFRLLFAGQAVSDLGDWLDLLALLFLIAFRWRLGPAALSALVLAQLLPFALIGSFAGVLADRWPRRATLVGCDLARAAIVLGLLWAPNLPALLLLVAAKLTLSTLFGPARQATIRATVPEADLLSANALSRLSFQSSKVIGPSLGGVLVAVVGARAAFAVDAATFLASAAFLARLPALPRLPDEAAQAAPAFRRELRAGFGYIRRSRALRLLVGAMTAEYILVAGSDSSSVLVLQRLALNEAAIGRAIGCAGLGNILASIAIGQWGHRHNAFTMLAAGLMLAGFIGVITGGAAAASIAAVPAVWLVVSGITGVAFAAIWTPYAFLIQRETEPALMGRVSASALALCSAGGLAGPPLGAALAKLWSVGATYAALYGVLVLVGITVFGLIPRPRAAAIVALAGAQGEG
- a CDS encoding sensor histidine kinase, producing the protein MTNQADPADVAGRAEQIAAGSDLTWVTAPLASERDQVLDRWMVAAKSQSFHAARPEQAVADHIPALYDAIVAFLARGGSSRTATGAVLDDPAILAAAQQHADARFQQGLQPVDIAVEFRLLRQELVKTLRDHLPDTVPVSDVLGAELLVHDALDGAVAVALRALADLVETVREDFLAGTVHDVRGPLTLMRAAAQLADRHLAAAPADIARARDDLARIVAASARMEALLDELVDASRVALHRLDLRPEPVDLVALTQRVVGQCGPEIRARIRLVVAPGTDPQGTWDPVRLERVVTNLLSNAAKYAPGTSPITVTVAGAGETVTLLVSDEGVGVAPEELPRLFQRYTRTADVEARGIPGLGLGLFVCRGIVEAHGGRIGLTSAGRGQGSTVKVVLPRTAPAAPTAPAR
- a CDS encoding NUDIX domain-containing protein, with translation MTAAVRERAQRRLREWRIVLLRRTPLSWRAKRWLIWALSPRYALGVHVTITDAQGRVLALRSAYSRLWQLPGGGVGYGESLERAMRREAREETGLALRDLRLVALQRDTSGRGLHGLFRAEPAPGAIRLSEEHTEWRYLPVAELPPFYRRCAANALAADRGDGVPVFAAFD
- a CDS encoding aldehyde ferredoxin oxidoreductase family protein translates to MTTGQTERAFNGKILNVNLSTGEIKAEHLPDEMYRKYLGGYGLGARMLLDRVPRGADPLGPENMLGIFPGLMTGTPLFGQRYQAVCKSPLTGGWGDANCGGNTGPYLKHAGWDGVMFFGASEKPVYLLIKDDEVSIEDASDLWGTDAIESEKLLMERHGKKSSVADIGPAGETLSLISGICNDHGRLAARSGVGAVMGSKKLKAIVIVPSRNIMVQNKETLAEVKQGLQDFVKPTADFFRTYGTTGITSRSAHSGDSPVKNWGGVGIVDFPNVETITGDVVNATMEKHYACWHCPLACGAESKESENAEYPYPRHTHRPEYETMATFGTMNLNNNLDSLTYANHLCNAYGFDSISAGATVSFAIECYENGILTKEDTDGLELHWGDDKAIIKLLEMMGTRQGIGAVLADGVKVASEKIGRGSEKFAMHVAGQELPMHDPKLQPEYHTTYKLDPTPARHTQYEGNRRFGLIPAAQRDRTVSEGRGPHHKGASEYMHVVNAAGHCQFVMMAANTANIPQWINMTTGFDMTREELLEVGERIANMRMAFEVREGGNPRKRQVPERMSGAVYSEGPHKDFGLDTETLEKEYLQACDWDTETCKPSAAKLQSLGLADVVPMVHGGA